The genomic window GATGTATTATTAAAAAACTACAATTTAGTAACAACACAGAACCTATAGCTAGAACTTGACTGAAATTACTTTTACAAAATCTATTAAATTTACTGGTTAACAGTCGTCATTAGTCAGTGGTGACCATTGAATAAGTTTCTTCAGCTTGAGTTCAATTAAAAGCCCAGACTGTATTTGCAccatcatcatcttcaaatAAAGTATTTTGCGGAAAGGCATAGATTACCAAATAGGTCAGTTAAGAAGTGCTTAGATATTAAGAACTGATATtagcaaaatattttaaaaccttaAAGCTCAAAATACCTTGGTTCCCACTATCTCTGGCCAACTTGCTAATAAGAGCGGTTTTCCCAACACCAGCAGGACCATACAGAAGCACAGGCCACTTTTGGCTCACCGCTAAAAGgaccatctcataacttttctTCAAAGACAATGTCAAGACAAGAGGATTGCCGCAAGAATCTCCATTCCTGAAGGTACAAATTGAGAAACAATATGCAAATTAGGAAGACAAAGAACCATTATAACAAGTAGGCAGCACTGTCCACAAACAGATTACACAAATACAAGAACACATAATTcagttttctttttataattcttACCAAGTTACAAGTCTCCGGATCCTTGTTGATGGTTGAGCCTCAGGGAACTGTGATGATGAAACAGCCAGATTATTAAGGCCGAAAAAGCGCAGACAGTTTTCTTGATCAAAATCAATATCTGGATTGATAGAATCTGGTTTCTGCTGTTTAGATGATTCAAAATACCATCCAGCCTTCTCCTGAGCTACATCCTCACATAACTCCTCCCAGCtgaaaatcagaaaataaaaaaatgattaaatattaataataattagaaaactacacaaaattttaaactataaCTTACAATTAGAATCAAgcaaaagatgaaaaaagaaaaagaaagtaacaaaaattagcattaaataaaaaatgaaacaagaatTAATGAGATAGAACTAACCGTAATAAACATCCTAGAGCTTCTTCAGCCCCAATACCAAAATTGGCGATTGCCGTatcattcattttcaaaatgacAAACAATATCTGTAACCCACACCATCTTATGTCTGAAATGTTCTTTACAAATTTATCATCATCAACCATGTCAAGATTTGCCAACTTCTGTACAAGATCCAAGAAACAAGACCAATCCCAAAGTCTTGAGAAAACATCAGGCTCCATCAAGAGAAAGCGATAAGCTGTCTGGACAGAATTTAATAAATGCTTTCCAGCCTGTAAAACAAAAGCAGAAAGCATATGGAAATTTccagaaagaagaaaaaaccaacAGAAACTAACTGTCATCATAACAGGTCACCAGAGACAGAATTAAGCTCATATTCCCGCCACAATATCTTCAAAAGTTTAAAAGTTAAACAAGAAATCAGTTGTACAACAACCCCAAAGAAAAGCATGATACAGAAAATAAAAGGCTTCAAACCCTACAAAGCAATAAATCCTCACACAAGCAAGGCCAGTGATCAAGCACGCATTAGGCAGTTACTCAATACATATGTCACAAACAAGTACAGGTGATGAAATTGCACAGTATTTATTGCACTGCTATGCTAAACCCATCTTTTCTATATGAGTAAATAACAAAGATAGAACCTGAAGGCTCCAAAAGGGAGCACAAGCCAAGTATATGGTGAATATACAAGGAAGCCAGATCAGGCCACCATGGAGCTAGAAAGAATAgggaatatattaaaaatgatcgAGGTGTTGTGTATAGTGAAAGTAATAAAGATGGTAAGGATATATCTAACAAAAGCAAGAAAGATTAGTTTGAAATTAAGCACTAAGCACAATTCAGCATGATTATCTGCATTTGCCCAGGATGATGTCTGTCAAGCAAAAGAAAGTAATTGAGAATTTACTCCACAAACCAAGGAAAACTTTCTTCATTCATCACCATCAATTCATGTGAAGAGGCACCCTCAAACATACATTAGAAATATCATTCATAAGTATAAATCCAAAAATTCAATAGCCTTCACAAATTGCCAAATATCaaattcttaatattattaaatctaGTTTCATTCTTTCCTAATCCTAAATAGGACTGTAAAGAGTAGTTTAAGTATCAAGATAATCTAACCAACCATCAAGAAAAGCTCAAGACCCAAAACAATGAGGAGGTGCCTAGCCCAATACCACCTAACCACAAATCCACACCCCCacccacaaaaaataaaaataaatatatatataattaaaaaataaaaaagactaGCCTACTCCATGTGTTATGCACATGCCtagaaatgaattttataaCACTGGAGAAAGccccaggaaaaaaaaatcgttCCTTTGACTCGTCCATGCCATAAAGGGGAGGATAGGTTGAATTGGAATAGAACATAAAAAACTTATCAATAGAATTGAATCAGAAATAATGTAAAAATACCTTAGCTGGCAACTCAGAAACTGATCCTTTAATCAACATCCGTTCAAACGGAGGTGGAGCAAATCTGAAATAACTTAAGGTAGACCTGCACCAAGAATCTGAGGCATGTTATTTGGCTCAATCATTTAAGCATGGCAAAATTTGCATAACCTAATTTCAGATTTCCAATTGGCAATGATGAGCATGTCCAGCAGCATTCAACAATGCAAAGAAGTTGAAATCGTGATGTAAATGCATCCCATAAGAATGCAATTGTTTCAACAAACACAGCTACCAGTATACACACAAAAAGGTATTCATCTTAAATTCACCTGGCAGAGTAAAAGCCAGCATGTCCTACCATACACATCAAACATGATCAGGCACAAAGAACAGGTTATGATCATGACAAAGTCATGCAAACACAAAATATCATATTGGGCAACCTCGGAAAATCACTCTTTATCAGAGATATTCCCCATGTTCTAGTGAAATTTAGCAATATATGCCAGGTTGACTGGCAAAGTAagcttccaattttttttatttactataacAAACAAAATCTAGGATCTGCAGTTAGAAGACATTTACTTCTAATTTGGCCTTTAACACTTCTTTCATAATATGACAAGCCAAATCCAGAATCCACAGCTTATAGGTCCAACATGTGCTCAGAACAAGATATATTTCCtctaaaatagaagaaaacgTCCACTATCCAACTACCATACCAACAACAAAAGCAGAAAAAGGATCACAATGGATAATTATTCTTAGGTCCTATGCAGTAATTATAGAATATACAACATTTCAGAATTCCACAAGCTTGCACCACTCCGGTCACAGGCTTTTGCACGGCTGGTGGCAAACAAAAAGGTcagtaataaaaaattgttacaGTTGAGGAGGCTTTCCAAAGCCCTGTAGCAAGAGTGATGAATTCTATGTACAGCTAGCAGagaaacaattaataatttattcccCCATTCCCCAGTAGTGTATTTACTCTTTGGCACAAATTCACTTTGCAGACCACTaaggttttatcattttttccaGTGCATCAAGAAGAGCTTCCTCTAATGGATAGACATGATTTTTATTCTTCAGGTGAGATGACCAGAGAGAAATGTTGGAACTTTTTAGTACAGATGTGAACAGAAAAATCAACTCCGAGTATTCTTTCTTCCCTCTATTTGCACCTCAGTATTCCCAGAGTTCCACGGGATTTAACGAGCTCAAAGCATTTGGACTGGAGACACCCAAACGGCCAGCCATATGTACCTCATGAGACCCGGCCCATTCAAATCAAAATAGAACAAGCACCTACAACTAAGGCGAATGGAATATCAACCACAGGGTGAGATGATCTTATAATACAAGGGCGGGTGACTGCTCATGTCATGAAACTTATTCATTTTGATGAACATAGCTGCAAGTGGACTGGGTTTGTCTTTGAACTGACTACGACCAAAGTCATGGCTACTtcaaccagaaaaaaaaaaaactcctattCCAAATCTGCTTCTTGGAGATAAAGCTGATCTACAATCAGCCAAATCATGGAAGCCACCCTTCCCCTGCCCGCATATTGTTCCAACAGGAGGTCTTTGGAAGTTCATGCAAAATGGACTTCTTCTCCACCAGGTTACCTCAAGCTAAATTTTGACAGCTACTTTTTCGGCAATCCAAGACATTTTGGGGTTGGGGGTGTCTTTAGAAACCATCAGTGTATTGTGGTTAAAGCTGATTCCAAATTTCCCAGACAGCCAGAGAAGGATTGAACACTGAGGGAAACCTTTCATTTCTAGGGTGTGGAAGCTACTCACTAGGCTAGAGACTTGAGTTCCCCATTCTTGGATTCCTTGAGCAGCTAATCAAATTGATCATTTGGCAAATCGAGTGGCCTCTCACTAGGTGTCTTTTGTGGGGGAAATTtttaccacttttttttttgatagataaagcgaaaaaaaacatattaaaatggGTCAGCTCAAGGTATACAAAAAGTATACAGCTACCACCAACCACCACCACAATAAACCAAAGTTACAAAAGAAAGGGAACAAAACCAACCCACCCTCACCCAGGGCAAAACCAATCTAGAAAGCTAAAAAGAGTTAAGAGGAACATTATCTTAACACCCCTTTGCTTCCAACCAAAGACAAGAAACAAAAGAACTTTTTAGCCTTTGGATAGAGAGTTTTTCCCCCCTCAAAGACAATTCTATTTCTTGCCTTCCACACTATCCAAAACAGACATAGTGGTCCTGCTTTCCACACCTTCCTGTGCTCCTTGGCTACAAAAGACCAATGCCACCCTAAAAGAGTTTCTTTAACCAACGATGGAAGCACCCAAGACACCCTAAAAAGGACAAACAGCAACTCCCACAAGACTCTTGCCATCTTGACTCACACTTTTGGATTTATTTGTACTTTGAGTCTTTCCATACTCAtgtctccttttcttttttgttagaCTTATTTATCCTTCTTTGGAGAATAGATCCTTCTTTTTACATTGCcatttattttccatgaaaTCAAATGCTTgcttctgataaaaaaataataataaaaatcaatccTCTCAAAGCTATGATTCTGCAATAATGAGTCTctcacattattttttttgttatataggtaaatttttgtccccattaaaacttgaacctggaacctcccacaaacccttcCCATCCCTTTACATGAGTCTCTCAAATTATTGTACATTAGCATACATAAGAAATATCAATAACTTCTGCCTGTCCTCTCTCCTATTATAACTATAGTGGCATCATTGCTCCAAAATATATGACTCAGGCTTTGTTGGCAACCTTGAGAAGAATAACTTGAACCAAAAGAAAAGTTAGAGAAATAGATCAGAAAAGCAAATGTTTGAATCAAAAGAGAAGTTAGACATCACATTCAGAAAAGCAAATTCTGCATAGGATATGAGCAGAAATACAACACTTCTTTTTGCTGCTTAATACCCCTTTTGTACAATTTAATTCACCCTCAACATTCTCAGATATGAAAAAGATAACTGAAATCTTTTATCCCATTTAAtttgttgagtcaactttataCCTCCAATATAGCCGCCTATATATTATTAGAAGATATAAAGAACAAAGCATCGTATAATCCATCTACAAGCTTTCCCGCACCTCAGTAACAAGCACTTGGCAAGTGGTTTAAGaccaaataagtaaataaatgtatATGAATGTGCATGAAAATGTTTCTGCTTACCCTAATAAAAAAGGTGCCAAATCAAGGGCTCGACAAAAAGCCAGACAGGCAAGCTCATGAAGATTCAAACCCCAACCATTTCTAGCAAAAAACTCAATAACACTTGCATCTCCGGCATCCTCAAAATTTCCAGCTTCTCCTAGAAGTTTGTCTTCTTCAACTTCTGTCAATGTACCATTAGAGTTGTACCTTAAATTGGGTACCAGACGAAGCAATGCCACTGCTTTGTCCACAATCTTCCGACATATGGGACGAAAACATCCCATCATTGGTATTGTATATTTTGGGTGTATAAACAGCTCCGCTAGCAAATTCACTACCCTTTCTTCTGTCATCATTTCTCTCTGGCAACCAAAATCcagaaaatatataatttagaaaCAAGATGACACAGAGTAAAATTTATGACCCATTAAACTTTAGCtctgagaaaagaaaagagaaaagggcATAAATCATCATGTTTTCAGTTCTTTGCTTCCCAGTAAAAGCAGAAAAGATAAGCTCAGATAAGTCCTGTACAATCCCTGCATAGAGTTTACTTAAGTTTATCGTTTTCTTAGAAGCAAAACAGCAAAAGATTATAGATGCCgaattcattttccttctcttccctCTAGTTTTCTCAggggaaaaataataattcgaAGAGTAACCACACGTACCTTTTTCAGGAGGGAATCAAACTGGGGAATACATGCAAGCTTGGGACAGCGAGCAAGAAACCTCTCAAGCTGTGATTCAAGACTAAAGCTCCCATCGATTGCCATTTGGAACTAAAATGGCTACTCAGAaatgtattaattaaatatataaaagaacaaACAAAGCAATTGTGTAAATATAAAAACTGTTGTTAAAGTTATAATTGCAAAAACAACGTTTTACAGTACACAAACTTGAACCCAAGCAACCTGCATTACATAaacaacaaaatgaaataaaataaaattatcagcAACAAATTAACAACGCATTAAATAAATTCTATGCTTGGCAGCTGAGAAAACTGACCAAAacaaacgaaaaaaaaaagaaaaaaaggaacttCCAAACTACTATTTTATGCTTTTCTGGTTtccaattaatgaaaatttcacCACGACCAATCCGTCgtattgaaattcaaaattttcaatttctctttatcttctctcagcaaccaaacagagtaTAAACACACAGGAAACATATTAACTAATCAAAACAATAGTATTTAAACCTTATACtaccaattaatcaatttttaacatTGCGCAAATGTATTCTATGGTAAAAATTGTCGAATTATCATAATCAAGTAAACAATTAAGCTCTGTTTGACTGCCAAAAAACCACGAAAGAAGAGGATTAGCGGATTTTCATTTTCGTCAGTTTTCTCATGAAGCAAACAGCAACAGAGTTAGGGTTTTAGAAAACTGACCAAAATTCCATGTGCCTGGAAGCGATGGTGTCTTCTGTCttctagggtttagggtttaaaaaGGTGGTGACATGAGAGGTACAAGAGCACTGAAGTTGAAACGGCGCCGTTTAGTAATGAAGGGTCCGACTCATCCAACCCGAATTCCCGATCCGATCCACTGAAATATGATTACCCGTACGACGCCGTTTTATTAAATCTTGATCGACCAAAACGCAGCGTTTCGAGGGTATGATTGAGGAAACGAAATTGGGCCACAAGAGTTCACTCAGGTCATTATAGGCTGGGCCTGGACCGGGCCAAGAATTGAACTATTGGGTTGTGAATGGGTTGATTTCTAATACTCAGTTCGctcctttttgtgtttttaactTTCTCTTAATGaaagcatttttttaaaaagtgtttctatattttttgagaaactacttataaataatttttaaattttattaaacaccttatttgtttttaaaaacaccttTTTAGGTCGAAAGTGTTTAATAAAACATTatcaaacaagttttaaaatgtgtttaacagcgattttgataaatatttttttaatatttgtaacatttaaattttttttcaactattaaaaatattaaaaatattttttaaaatcattgttaaatGCACTTCTAATCACACTTTTAAgtgaattttcaaaatcataaattcGATAAATAATTTGGCTTTtaaacatatattaattttatatttaatttgctcttattttctatttttaaaagaaaggatTTTTATGCCacgaatataaatttttatataaaaaaaattgactttccTTATACCcataaaaatcactttaaaaatattttaaatttaagatagtaaatttttttaatatctaactttttcatcatttttttaaaatcattatattttttatacaaatttttgagaatttttgtattttatacaaaaaattattattatttttgtatcatAAAGAAaccgatttttttttattgttgaagtatcatatgcatttttaaaaataattaaaaaatgttttaggaAGTATTCTtaaaaagccttttttttttttttaactattttcgtTGCCAAAACGGGCCTACAGAATTTCAGAAATCCTCATCTCACATGAGCTTCTCTGGTAGGTCAGCCCACCACAGAGCCCAGCCCAACAACATCTAGGGTTTGCAAATGAGCTTCTCTGCACACCAGTAGCCACTATAAAAACATCTCTTTAGGGTTTTGAGATCGTCTCTGACCTCCACACTACCCTAGGGTTTTAGATTCTCCCTCCCTACCTCCGATCTCCATAACCCCATCTGACAATGAAGACCATCTTGTCCTCCGAGACCATGGACATCCCCGACGATGTCAAGATCAAAGTCAAGGCCAAGATGATCGAGGTTGAGGGTCCACGAGGCAAGCTCAGCCGCAATTTCAAGCATCTCAACCTTGACTTCCAGCTCATCAAGGATGAGTCTGGAAAGCGGAAGCTCAAGATCGACGCTTGGTTCGGCTCTCGTAAGACCACCGCGGCGATCCGCACCGCTCTCAGCCATGTTGAGAATCTCATCACCGGTGTCACAAAGGGGTACAGATACAAGATGCGGTTCGTATATGCTCACTTTCCCATCAACGCCTCCATCACCAATGGAAACAAGGGTATTGAGATCCGGAACTTTCTTGGCGAGAAGAAGGTGCGTTTCTTTCTTGGTTTTGTATTGGATTTGAATGCGATTTTCATTTGGAACTTAGTATGCGTTTGGTTGAGCTTTTCTTCATGGCTACAGTTGTACAGTTTAATTAAAATCCCCGGAAATGCCCAGAGTAAATGTTACTTTTTTTGGTTTGTGATAAACTCGAATGGGTCTAGGGGGTTTCACTGGATGATGGTATTgttgtgtttgattttttacTGGGTTTGGGATGTATTATAAGGAGGGCGGGATTTTCCATTGGATAATGATCTTAGGCTGTTTTAGGTTGCATTTCGTTTCTAGCTAATACTTTGCATCATCAATTTTCACAGTCTTTTTATTGGGTTTATGATGAACTTTAAGGGTCTATGGTTTTTCAATGAATTATGATATTTGGATGCTATTGGCTTCATTTTCTGTAGCTATGGTTTTGCAATtagatttaaatttcaattaaaaaaatgctaaaagacAATACTAAGTTCAATTTTAGATTTTC from Vitis vinifera cultivar Pinot Noir 40024 chromosome 9, ASM3070453v1 includes these protein-coding regions:
- the LOC100253227 gene encoding large ribosomal subunit protein uL6 is translated as MKTILSSETMDIPDDVKIKVKAKMIEVEGPRGKLSRNFKHLNLDFQLIKDESGKRKLKIDAWFGSRKTTAAIRTALSHVENLITGVTKGYRYKMRFVYAHFPINASITNGNKGIEIRNFLGEKKVRKVDMLDGVSILRSEKVKDELVLDGNDIELVSRSAALINQKCHVKNKDIRKFLDGIYVSEKGTIAEEE